In Kosmotoga arenicorallina S304, a genomic segment contains:
- a CDS encoding DMT family transporter, whose product MAYLYLGITLFFFSSMEVISKPLMGSVDPFFLTFLRFFIGGLFLLSFVRKRLSLKDILLLTLVGSLNSIISMTALQLSVKHGVASTAATLVATNPIFVSLLVFIAGERLTKKKFVATVIGLCGIVVFAYGRIVGDTFLGIFFGLLASLSFALYSLVMKRFIIKFGALVSTAYSSFFSSLLYGILLIITGKFTSPELSAVNWLVILYLGVGVTGVAYLTFFRAMELIGASAASRIFYLKPIVSTFFAVAFLSEQLGVIKIIGTAIVIISLFL is encoded by the coding sequence GTGGCTTATCTTTATCTTGGTATAACATTGTTCTTTTTTTCCTCTATGGAAGTGATTTCAAAACCTCTTATGGGTTCTGTTGACCCGTTTTTTCTAACTTTCTTGAGATTCTTCATAGGTGGTCTTTTTTTACTCTCTTTTGTGAGAAAGAGACTTAGTTTAAAAGATATTCTACTTTTGACGCTTGTGGGCTCGTTGAATTCCATAATTTCCATGACAGCGCTCCAACTATCTGTGAAACACGGCGTTGCTTCAACAGCAGCGACACTTGTTGCCACTAATCCTATATTCGTATCTCTTCTTGTTTTTATTGCCGGCGAAAGGCTCACAAAAAAGAAATTCGTGGCTACGGTTATAGGATTATGCGGGATAGTTGTATTTGCCTATGGCAGGATTGTGGGAGACACATTTCTTGGAATATTCTTCGGGCTTTTAGCTTCATTATCCTTTGCGTTGTATTCTCTGGTTATGAAAAGGTTCATAATAAAATTTGGTGCGCTTGTTAGCACCGCATACTCTTCTTTCTTTTCCAGCCTCTTATATGGGATTTTACTAATAATTACAGGTAAATTCACTTCCCCTGAGCTCTCCGCGGTAAACTGGCTGGTGATTCTCTATCTTGGTGTAGGAGTAACTGGAGTAGCCTATTTGACCTTTTTCAGAGCAATGGAACTGATTGGTGCTTCTGCAGCAAGTCGAATCTTTTATTTAAAGCCCATTGTATCCACATTTTTTGCTGTTGCTTTTCTCTCTGAACAATTAGGTGTAATAAAAATAATAGGGACTGCTATTGTCATCATTTCATTGTTTCTTTGA
- a CDS encoding histidinol-phosphatase HisJ family protein yields MIDLHVHTRFSPDAEPTIEEVVEAAVKRDVKVLGISDHYELGPTLEEAENFGDPLPYLEEIERVSKEYPLKVLKAVELGIQSYTDNTILNGAFDYFIYSIHDGPNFPDNTEPKKLWKAYLEESIAAVETLEFPGFFGHLDFLRRYIPDYSPLEPSPLLDELLTLLVKMDLGLEINTSGLRKAFKEVNPQPWIIEKYLSFGGKYLTIGSDAHRTEDLGKGFDEALKIIKTLGVKEIFYCEDGNFISIPIETFPPSS; encoded by the coding sequence ATGATAGATCTTCACGTTCATACGAGGTTCTCACCGGATGCAGAACCTACAATTGAAGAAGTAGTAGAAGCTGCTGTAAAAAGGGATGTCAAAGTACTTGGCATAAGTGACCATTATGAGCTCGGTCCCACACTGGAAGAAGCGGAAAACTTTGGCGATCCATTGCCGTATCTTGAGGAAATTGAGCGAGTATCGAAAGAATATCCCCTTAAAGTGCTTAAAGCCGTAGAGCTTGGCATTCAAAGCTACACAGATAACACCATTTTGAATGGGGCTTTTGACTACTTTATTTATTCTATTCACGATGGCCCGAATTTTCCTGATAACACCGAGCCTAAAAAGTTGTGGAAAGCCTATCTGGAAGAATCAATTGCAGCGGTTGAAACCCTTGAATTCCCCGGTTTTTTCGGGCACCTCGATTTCTTAAGGCGATATATCCCTGATTATTCCCCTCTTGAACCTTCTCCATTACTTGATGAGCTCTTAACGCTTTTAGTGAAAATGGATCTGGGATTAGAAATAAATACATCTGGATTGAGAAAAGCATTTAAGGAAGTCAACCCACAACCCTGGATTATCGAAAAGTACCTTTCCTTTGGCGGGAAATATCTTACTATCGGTTCTGATGCCCATAGAACAGAGGATCTCGGGAAAGGGTTTGACGAAGCTCTTAAAATCATCAAAACCCTGGGAGTAAAAGAAATTTTCTATTGTGAAGATGGAAACTTCATTTCCATACCAATAGAAACCTTTCCACCGTCTTCGTGA